In Rosa chinensis cultivar Old Blush chromosome 1, RchiOBHm-V2, whole genome shotgun sequence, a genomic segment contains:
- the LOC112186504 gene encoding probable helicase CHR10 isoform X1, which produces MMNYEKRLRAAAEIILADDARAGDARVSSEELGVTATLKPHQVEGVSWLIRRYNLGVNVVLGDEMGLGKTLQAVALLSYLKVQKMSCGPFLVLCPLSVTDGWVSEMENFAPKLKFVRYVGDKEYRRSLRRTIYEHVKVHSSVSDMLSLPFDVLLTTYDIALADQDFLSQIPWNYAVIDEAQRLKNPSSVLYNVLRERYLIPRRLLMTGTPIQNNLTELWALMYFCMPSVFLKLDEFLVTFKEAGDPSSGYNTAEVIEQLKSLKRILGAFMLRRTKSKLIEIGDLFLPPLTEITVLAPLVSLQKKVYMSILRKELPKLLALSSGGSNHQSLQNIVIQLRKACSHPYLFPGIEPEPYEEGEHLIQASGKLMILDRLLWKLHEQGRRVLLFAQMTHTLDVLQDFLELRKYSYERLDGSIRAEERFAAIRSFSKQSAKQSLKSQADQNDAFVFMISTRAGGVGLNLVAADTVIFYEQDWNPQVDKQALQRAHRIGQLNSVLSINLVTGRTVEEVIMRRAERKLQLSHNVIGDDVMDEEGKETAGVEPSDLRSIIFGLHLFDPAEVNNGECEISELDALAEKAISVRNKETATKDERKFEVGATDVLNGQDLVAGGSSTSLGLNTSFDEDSYLSWVKKFKEVPQASSNENSDMGSRRNLPEERRLKLEAAKKRAEEKKLSRWVDLGYQSLSVEEPISPVDRDIMSDSGSVQFVYGDCTQPSKVCPSKPTIILSCVDDSGQWGHGGMFNALERLSASVPDAYQRASEFNDLHLGDLHLIRLDEDSNEQKMDSNPPRWVALAVVQSYNPRRKVPRSKISIPDLERCLSKASFSAAQSSASIHMPRIGYQDASDRAEWYAVERLLRKYASIHGIKIYVYYYRRSS; this is translated from the exons ATGATGAATTACGAGAAGAGGCTCAGAGCCGCGGCGGAGATCATACTCGCCGACGACGCACGCGCCGGAGACGCGCGTGTCAGCTCCGAAGAGCTCGGCGTGACGGCGACGCTGAAGCCGCACCAAGTCGAAGGCGTCTCGTGGCTCATACGGCGGTACAACCTCGGCGTCAACGTCGTTCTCG GAGATGAG ATGGGACTGGGAAAGACTCTGCAAGCTGTCGCTTTATTGAGCTATTTGAAGGTTCAAAAGATGTCATGTGGACCATTCT TGGTGTTGTGTCCTCTAAGTGTGACTGATGGTTGGGTCTCGGAGATGGAAAACTTTGCTCCAAAATTAAAATTTGTACGGTATGTTGGTGATAAAGAATATAGGCGCAGCTTACGCAGGACAATATATGAGCATGTGAAAGTGCATTCCTCGGTATCTGAT ATGTTGTCGTTACCTTTCGATGTCCTGTTGACAACATATGACATTGCGTTGGCCGATCAGGATTTCCTTTCTCAAATACCATGGAACTATGCAGTAATTGATGAAGCGCAAAGGCTTAAAAACCCTTCCAGT GTTCTGTACAATGTCCTAAGAGAGCGGTATCTCATTCCAAGAAGGTTACTGATGACTGGCACACCtattcaaaacaatctcactGAACTGTGGGCTTTGATGTATTTTTGTATGCCTTCAGTCTTTCTGAAACTGGACGAGTTCCTTGTTACATTCAAGGAAGCTGGAGATCCTTCGTCAG GCTATAATACAGCTGAAGTCATAGAACAACTCAAAAGCTTAAAACGCATATTGGGGGCTTTCATGCTCCGGCGCACAAAATCTAAACTCATCGAGATTGGAGATCTATTCCTGCCACCCCTTACTGAGATAACAGT GCTGGCACCACTGGTCAGCTTGCAAAAGAAGGTGTACATGTCAATATTGAGGAAGGAGCTTCCTAAGCTACTTGCACTATCTTCTGGAGGTTCAAATCATCAATCCTTACAGAATATT GTGATACAGTTGCGAAAAGCATGTAGCCATCCTTATCTCTTCCCTGGTATTGAGCCAGAACCATATGAAGAGGGTGAACACCTGATTCAG GCTAGCGGTAAACTTATGATTTTGGATCGACTACTTTGGAAGCTGCATGAGCAGGGACGCCGTGTCCTTCTCTTTGCTCAGATGACACATACACTCGATGTTCTACAG GATTTTCTTGAGTTGCGAAAATATTCCTACGAGCGCCTTGATGGATCAATTCGGGCTGAGGAGCGGTTTGCTGCTATAAGAAGTTTCAGCAAGCAATCAGCAAAACAAAGTTTGAAGTCCCAAGCTGATCAAAATGATGCTTTTGTCTTCATGATCTCCACTAGAGCTGGGGGAGTTGGCTTGAATCTTGTTGCTGCTGATACT GTTATATTCTACGAGCAAGATTGGAATCCCCAGGTTGATAAGCAAGCTTTGCAGCGGGCACACAGGATTGGTCAATTAAATTCTGTGCTGTCAATAAACCTAGTTACCGGACGTACAGTGGAGGAG GTTATCATGCGGAGAGCAGAAAGGAAGTTGCAGCTTAGCCATAATGTTATTGGGGATGATGTTATGGACGAGGAAGGTAAAGAGACAGCAGGAGTTGAACCTAGTGACCTGCGATCTATCATATTTGGGTTACATCTGTTTGATCCTGCTGAAGTCAACAATGGTGAGTGTGAGATTTCAGAATTGGATGCTTTGGCCGAGAAGGCGATTTCAGTGCGCAATAAAGAAACAGCAACCAAGGATGAGAGGAAATTTGAGGTCGGTGCAACGGATGTATTGAATGGACAAGATCTGGTTGCAGGAGGAAGTTCTACTTCTCTCGGTTTAAATACTAGTTTCGATGAAGATTCATATCTCTCCTGGGTTAAGAAATTCAAGGAGGTACCACAAGCAAGTAGCAATGAAAATTCAGATATGGGAAGCCGAAGAAACTTACCCGAGGAAAGGCGTCTAAAACTTGAGGCTGCAAAAAAAAGAGCAGAGGAAAAGAAGTTATCTAGGTGGGTAGACCTGGGCTACCAATCACTGTCTGTTGAGGAGCCTATCAGTCCTGTTGATAGGGACATCATGTCCGACTCAGGTTCTGTCCAGTTTGTTTATGGAGATTGTACACAACCATCAAAAGTTTGTCCCTCTAAGCCTACCATTATTTTGAG CTGTGTTGATGATTCGGGACAGTGGGGTCATGGAGGAATGTTTAATGCACTGGAGAGGCTATCTGCAAGTGTCCCCGATGCATATCAACGAGCCTCTGAATTTAACGACCTGCATCTTGGTGATCTTCACCTTATAAGACTTGATG AGGATTCGAATGAACAGAAGATGGACAGCAATCCCCCTCGATGGGTGGCTTTAGCTGTTGTACAATCTTATAATCCCAGGCGTAAAGTACCCCGGAGCAAGATTTCTATTCCTGACTTGGAACGTTGCTTATCAAAGGCATCGTTTTCAGCCGCCCAAAGTTCTG CTTCAATCCACATGCCACGTATTGGGTATCAAGATGCATCGGATCGTGCAGAATGGTATGCGGTGGAACGTCTTCTACGAAAATATGCTTCTATCCATGGCATAAAGATTTATGT GTATTATTATAGACGATCATCTTGA
- the LOC112186504 gene encoding probable helicase CHR10 isoform X2, producing the protein MLSLPFDVLLTTYDIALADQDFLSQIPWNYAVIDEAQRLKNPSSVLYNVLRERYLIPRRLLMTGTPIQNNLTELWALMYFCMPSVFLKLDEFLVTFKEAGDPSSGYNTAEVIEQLKSLKRILGAFMLRRTKSKLIEIGDLFLPPLTEITVLAPLVSLQKKVYMSILRKELPKLLALSSGGSNHQSLQNIVIQLRKACSHPYLFPGIEPEPYEEGEHLIQASGKLMILDRLLWKLHEQGRRVLLFAQMTHTLDVLQDFLELRKYSYERLDGSIRAEERFAAIRSFSKQSAKQSLKSQADQNDAFVFMISTRAGGVGLNLVAADTVIFYEQDWNPQVDKQALQRAHRIGQLNSVLSINLVTGRTVEEVIMRRAERKLQLSHNVIGDDVMDEEGKETAGVEPSDLRSIIFGLHLFDPAEVNNGECEISELDALAEKAISVRNKETATKDERKFEVGATDVLNGQDLVAGGSSTSLGLNTSFDEDSYLSWVKKFKEVPQASSNENSDMGSRRNLPEERRLKLEAAKKRAEEKKLSRWVDLGYQSLSVEEPISPVDRDIMSDSGSVQFVYGDCTQPSKVCPSKPTIILSCVDDSGQWGHGGMFNALERLSASVPDAYQRASEFNDLHLGDLHLIRLDEDSNEQKMDSNPPRWVALAVVQSYNPRRKVPRSKISIPDLERCLSKASFSAAQSSASIHMPRIGYQDASDRAEWYAVERLLRKYASIHGIKIYVYYYRRSS; encoded by the exons ATGTTGTCGTTACCTTTCGATGTCCTGTTGACAACATATGACATTGCGTTGGCCGATCAGGATTTCCTTTCTCAAATACCATGGAACTATGCAGTAATTGATGAAGCGCAAAGGCTTAAAAACCCTTCCAGT GTTCTGTACAATGTCCTAAGAGAGCGGTATCTCATTCCAAGAAGGTTACTGATGACTGGCACACCtattcaaaacaatctcactGAACTGTGGGCTTTGATGTATTTTTGTATGCCTTCAGTCTTTCTGAAACTGGACGAGTTCCTTGTTACATTCAAGGAAGCTGGAGATCCTTCGTCAG GCTATAATACAGCTGAAGTCATAGAACAACTCAAAAGCTTAAAACGCATATTGGGGGCTTTCATGCTCCGGCGCACAAAATCTAAACTCATCGAGATTGGAGATCTATTCCTGCCACCCCTTACTGAGATAACAGT GCTGGCACCACTGGTCAGCTTGCAAAAGAAGGTGTACATGTCAATATTGAGGAAGGAGCTTCCTAAGCTACTTGCACTATCTTCTGGAGGTTCAAATCATCAATCCTTACAGAATATT GTGATACAGTTGCGAAAAGCATGTAGCCATCCTTATCTCTTCCCTGGTATTGAGCCAGAACCATATGAAGAGGGTGAACACCTGATTCAG GCTAGCGGTAAACTTATGATTTTGGATCGACTACTTTGGAAGCTGCATGAGCAGGGACGCCGTGTCCTTCTCTTTGCTCAGATGACACATACACTCGATGTTCTACAG GATTTTCTTGAGTTGCGAAAATATTCCTACGAGCGCCTTGATGGATCAATTCGGGCTGAGGAGCGGTTTGCTGCTATAAGAAGTTTCAGCAAGCAATCAGCAAAACAAAGTTTGAAGTCCCAAGCTGATCAAAATGATGCTTTTGTCTTCATGATCTCCACTAGAGCTGGGGGAGTTGGCTTGAATCTTGTTGCTGCTGATACT GTTATATTCTACGAGCAAGATTGGAATCCCCAGGTTGATAAGCAAGCTTTGCAGCGGGCACACAGGATTGGTCAATTAAATTCTGTGCTGTCAATAAACCTAGTTACCGGACGTACAGTGGAGGAG GTTATCATGCGGAGAGCAGAAAGGAAGTTGCAGCTTAGCCATAATGTTATTGGGGATGATGTTATGGACGAGGAAGGTAAAGAGACAGCAGGAGTTGAACCTAGTGACCTGCGATCTATCATATTTGGGTTACATCTGTTTGATCCTGCTGAAGTCAACAATGGTGAGTGTGAGATTTCAGAATTGGATGCTTTGGCCGAGAAGGCGATTTCAGTGCGCAATAAAGAAACAGCAACCAAGGATGAGAGGAAATTTGAGGTCGGTGCAACGGATGTATTGAATGGACAAGATCTGGTTGCAGGAGGAAGTTCTACTTCTCTCGGTTTAAATACTAGTTTCGATGAAGATTCATATCTCTCCTGGGTTAAGAAATTCAAGGAGGTACCACAAGCAAGTAGCAATGAAAATTCAGATATGGGAAGCCGAAGAAACTTACCCGAGGAAAGGCGTCTAAAACTTGAGGCTGCAAAAAAAAGAGCAGAGGAAAAGAAGTTATCTAGGTGGGTAGACCTGGGCTACCAATCACTGTCTGTTGAGGAGCCTATCAGTCCTGTTGATAGGGACATCATGTCCGACTCAGGTTCTGTCCAGTTTGTTTATGGAGATTGTACACAACCATCAAAAGTTTGTCCCTCTAAGCCTACCATTATTTTGAG CTGTGTTGATGATTCGGGACAGTGGGGTCATGGAGGAATGTTTAATGCACTGGAGAGGCTATCTGCAAGTGTCCCCGATGCATATCAACGAGCCTCTGAATTTAACGACCTGCATCTTGGTGATCTTCACCTTATAAGACTTGATG AGGATTCGAATGAACAGAAGATGGACAGCAATCCCCCTCGATGGGTGGCTTTAGCTGTTGTACAATCTTATAATCCCAGGCGTAAAGTACCCCGGAGCAAGATTTCTATTCCTGACTTGGAACGTTGCTTATCAAAGGCATCGTTTTCAGCCGCCCAAAGTTCTG CTTCAATCCACATGCCACGTATTGGGTATCAAGATGCATCGGATCGTGCAGAATGGTATGCGGTGGAACGTCTTCTACGAAAATATGCTTCTATCCATGGCATAAAGATTTATGT GTATTATTATAGACGATCATCTTGA